From the genome of Neomonachus schauinslandi chromosome 5, ASM220157v2, whole genome shotgun sequence, one region includes:
- the RASA4B gene encoding ras GTPase-activating protein 4B isoform X2, translating into MAKRSSLSIRIVEGKNLPAKDITGSSDPYCIVKVDNEPIIRTATVWKTLCPFWGEEYQVHLPPTFHAVAFYVMDEDALSRDDVIGKVCLTRDTLAAHPKGFSGWAHLTEVDPDEEVQGEIHLRLEVVPGPRARRLRCSVLEARDLAPKDRNGASDPFVRVRYNGRTQETSIVKKSCYPRWNEMFEFELEEGAMEALCVEAWDWDLVSRNDFLGKVVFNVQRLWATQQEEGWFRLQPDQSKSRRGEGSLGSLQLEVRLRDETVLPSGCYQPLVRLLCCEVKLGTQGPGQLIPLIEETTSTECRQDVATNLLKLFLGQGLAKDFLDLLFQLELGRTSEANTLFRSNSLASKSMESFLKVAGMRYLHGVLGPIIDRVFEEKKYVELDPSKVEVKDVGCSGLHRPQTEAEVLEQSAQTLRTHLGALLSALSRSVRACPAVVRATFRQLFRRVRERFPSAQHENVPFIAVTSFLCLRFFSPAIMAPKLFHLRERHADARTSRTLLLLAKAVQNVGNMDTPASRAKEAWMEPLQPTVRQGVAQLKDFITKLVDIEEKEELDLQRALSLQAPPVKEGPLFIHRTKGKGPLMSSFKKLHFSLTTEALSFAKTPSSKCVNELNQWLSALRKVCISNPGLLGSYHPGVFRGDKWSCCHQKDKSDLGCDKTRSRVTLQEWNDPLDHDLEAQLIYRHLLGVEAALREKHGELSAGTGAGSVCTGPGEAPEDPLAQLLQVLQDLQEAHSSSPAGSRPLGPNHPLALQT; encoded by the exons ATGGCCAAACGCAGCTCGCTGTCCATCCGCATCGTGGAGGGGAAGAACCTGCCCGCCAAGGACAT CACTGGCAGCAGTGACCCCTACTGCATCGTGAAAGTGGACAATGAGCCCATCATCCG GACAGCCACTGTGTGGAAGACCCTGTGCCCATTCTGGGGCGAGGAGTATCAGGTGCACCTGCCGCCCACCTTCCATGCGGTGGCCTTCTACGTCATGGATGAGGATGCCCTCAG CCGGGACGACGTTATCGGGAAGGTCTGCCTTACCAGGGACACCCTGGCCGCTCACCCTAAGG GTTTCAGTGGCTGGGCCCACCTGACGGAGGTCGACCCTGATGAGGAGGTGCAAGGTGAGATCCACCTGCGCCTGGAGGTGGTGCCGGGGCCGCGGGCCCGCCGCCTGCGCTGTTCCGTGCTGGAGGCCAG GGACCTAGCCCCCAAGGACCGGAATGGTGCATCTGACCCCTTCGTCCGAGTGCGCTACAACGGCCGGACGCAGGAGACCTCG ATCGTGAAGAAATCATGTTACCCCCGCTGGAACGAGATGTTTGAGTTTGAGCTGGAAGAGGGGGCCATGGAAGCGCTGTGTGTGGAAGCCTGGGACTGGGACCTTGTCAGCCGGAATGACTTCTTGGGCAAA GTGGTGTTCAATGTCCAGAGACTGTGGGCGACCCAGCAGGAGGAGGGCTGGTTCCGGCTGCAGCCTGACCAGTCCAAGAGTCGGAGGGGAGA GGGCAGCCTGGGCTCCTTGCAGCTGGAGGTGCGGCTGCGGGACGAGACGGTACTGCCCTCTGGCTGCTACCAACCCCTAGTGCGGCTGCTGTGCTGTGAGGTGAAGCTGGGCACCCAG GGTCCAGGGCAGCTGATACCACTTATTGAGGAGACAACAAGCACTGAGTGCCGCCAGGATGTGGCCACCAACTTGCTCAAGCTCTTCCTGGGGCAGGGACTGGCCAAAGACTTTCTGGACCTGCTCTTCCAGCTGGAGCTGGGTCGTACCA GTGAGGCTAACACCCTGTTCCGGAGCAACTCTCTGGCCTCAAAGTCCATGGAGTCTTTTCTGAAG GTGGCTGGGATGCGGTATCTGCACGGCGTCCTGGGCCCCATCATTGACAGGGTGTTTGAGGAGAAGAAGTACGTGGAGCTGGACCCCAGCAAAGTGGAGGTCAAGGATGTAGG GTGCTCCGGGCTGCACCGCCCACAGACCGAGGCCGAGGTGCTGGAGCAGAGCGCGCAGACGCTGCGCACCCACTTGGGGGCGCTGCTGAGCGCGCTCAGTCGCTCCGTTCGCGCATGCCCCGCCGTGGTCCGCGCCACCTTCCGGCAGCTTTTCCGGCGCGTGCGCGAGCGCTTCCCCAGCGCCCAGCACGAG AACGTGCCGTTCATCGCCGTCACCAGCTTCCTGTGCCTGCGCTTCTTCTCTCCCGCCATCATGGCGCCCAAGCTCTTCCACCTGCGGGAGCGGCACGCGGACGCGCGCACCAGCCGTACCCTGCTCCTGCTGGCCAAG GCGGTCCAGAATGTGGGCAACATGGACACGCCCGCTTCCAGAGCCAAGGAGGCTTGGATGGAGCCGCTGCAGCCCACCGTGCGCCAGGGCGTGGCTCAGCTGAAGGACTTCATCACTAAACTGGTGGACATCGAGGAGAAGGAGG AGCTGGACCTACAGCGGGCACTGAGCTTACAGGCACCGCCGGTGAAGGAGGGCCCACTCTTCATCCACAGGACCAAGGGCAAGGGCCCCCTCATGTCCTCCTTCAAGAAACTCCACTTTTCTCTCACCACCGAGGCCCTCAGCTTCGCCAAGACACCCAGCTCTAAG TGTGTGAACGAGCTGAACCAGTGGCTGTCTGCGCTGCGGAAGGTGTGCATCAGCAACCCCGGCCTGCTGGGTTCCTACCACCCTGGCGTCTTCCGTGGGGACAAGTGGAGCTGTTGCCACCAGAAGGACAAGTCAG aTCTGGGCTGTGACAAGACCCGGTCACGGGTGACCCTGCAGGAGTGGAATGAccctctggatcatgacctggaggCCCAGCTCATCTACCGGCACCTGCTGGGCGTGGAGGCTGCACTGAG GGAGAAGCACGGGGAGCTGAGTGCGGGCACAGGGGCAGGCTCTGTGTGCACGGGCCCAGGGGAAG CCCCCGAGGACCCACTGGCCCAGCTGCTGCAGGTGCTGCAGGATCTCCAGGAGGCCCACAGCTCCAGCCCCGCCGGCTCACGGCCCTTGGGGCCCAACCACCCGCTGGCGCTGCAGACGTGA
- the RASA4B gene encoding ras GTPase-activating protein 4B isoform X1: protein MAKRSSLSIRIVEGKNLPAKDITGSSDPYCIVKVDNEPIIRTATVWKTLCPFWGEEYQVHLPPTFHAVAFYVMDEDALSRDDVIGKVCLTRDTLAAHPKGFSGWAHLTEVDPDEEVQGEIHLRLEVVPGPRARRLRCSVLEARDLAPKDRNGASDPFVRVRYNGRTQETSIVKKSCYPRWNEMFEFELEEGAMEALCVEAWDWDLVSRNDFLGKVVFNVQRLWATQQEEGWFRLQPDQSKSRRGEGSLGSLQLEVRLRDETVLPSGCYQPLVRLLCCEVKLGTQGPGQLIPLIEETTSTECRQDVATNLLKLFLGQGLAKDFLDLLFQLELGRTSEANTLFRSNSLASKSMESFLKVAGMRYLHGVLGPIIDRVFEEKKYVELDPSKVEVKDVGCSGLHRPQTEAEVLEQSAQTLRTHLGALLSALSRSVRACPAVVRATFRQLFRRVRERFPSAQHENVPFIAVTSFLCLRFFSPAIMAPKLFHLRERHADARTSRTLLLLAKAVQNVGNMDTPASRAKEAWMEPLQPTVRQGVAQLKDFITKLVDIEEKEELDLQRALSLQAPPVKEGPLFIHRTKGKGPLMSSFKKLHFSLTTEALSFAKTPSSKKSALIKLANIRAAEKVEEKSFGSSHVMQVIYEDDAGKPQTMYLQCKCVNELNQWLSALRKVCISNPGLLGSYHPGVFRGDKWSCCHQKDKSDLGCDKTRSRVTLQEWNDPLDHDLEAQLIYRHLLGVEAALREKHGELSAGTGAGSVCTGPGEAPEDPLAQLLQVLQDLQEAHSSSPAGSRPLGPNHPLALQT from the exons ATGGCCAAACGCAGCTCGCTGTCCATCCGCATCGTGGAGGGGAAGAACCTGCCCGCCAAGGACAT CACTGGCAGCAGTGACCCCTACTGCATCGTGAAAGTGGACAATGAGCCCATCATCCG GACAGCCACTGTGTGGAAGACCCTGTGCCCATTCTGGGGCGAGGAGTATCAGGTGCACCTGCCGCCCACCTTCCATGCGGTGGCCTTCTACGTCATGGATGAGGATGCCCTCAG CCGGGACGACGTTATCGGGAAGGTCTGCCTTACCAGGGACACCCTGGCCGCTCACCCTAAGG GTTTCAGTGGCTGGGCCCACCTGACGGAGGTCGACCCTGATGAGGAGGTGCAAGGTGAGATCCACCTGCGCCTGGAGGTGGTGCCGGGGCCGCGGGCCCGCCGCCTGCGCTGTTCCGTGCTGGAGGCCAG GGACCTAGCCCCCAAGGACCGGAATGGTGCATCTGACCCCTTCGTCCGAGTGCGCTACAACGGCCGGACGCAGGAGACCTCG ATCGTGAAGAAATCATGTTACCCCCGCTGGAACGAGATGTTTGAGTTTGAGCTGGAAGAGGGGGCCATGGAAGCGCTGTGTGTGGAAGCCTGGGACTGGGACCTTGTCAGCCGGAATGACTTCTTGGGCAAA GTGGTGTTCAATGTCCAGAGACTGTGGGCGACCCAGCAGGAGGAGGGCTGGTTCCGGCTGCAGCCTGACCAGTCCAAGAGTCGGAGGGGAGA GGGCAGCCTGGGCTCCTTGCAGCTGGAGGTGCGGCTGCGGGACGAGACGGTACTGCCCTCTGGCTGCTACCAACCCCTAGTGCGGCTGCTGTGCTGTGAGGTGAAGCTGGGCACCCAG GGTCCAGGGCAGCTGATACCACTTATTGAGGAGACAACAAGCACTGAGTGCCGCCAGGATGTGGCCACCAACTTGCTCAAGCTCTTCCTGGGGCAGGGACTGGCCAAAGACTTTCTGGACCTGCTCTTCCAGCTGGAGCTGGGTCGTACCA GTGAGGCTAACACCCTGTTCCGGAGCAACTCTCTGGCCTCAAAGTCCATGGAGTCTTTTCTGAAG GTGGCTGGGATGCGGTATCTGCACGGCGTCCTGGGCCCCATCATTGACAGGGTGTTTGAGGAGAAGAAGTACGTGGAGCTGGACCCCAGCAAAGTGGAGGTCAAGGATGTAGG GTGCTCCGGGCTGCACCGCCCACAGACCGAGGCCGAGGTGCTGGAGCAGAGCGCGCAGACGCTGCGCACCCACTTGGGGGCGCTGCTGAGCGCGCTCAGTCGCTCCGTTCGCGCATGCCCCGCCGTGGTCCGCGCCACCTTCCGGCAGCTTTTCCGGCGCGTGCGCGAGCGCTTCCCCAGCGCCCAGCACGAG AACGTGCCGTTCATCGCCGTCACCAGCTTCCTGTGCCTGCGCTTCTTCTCTCCCGCCATCATGGCGCCCAAGCTCTTCCACCTGCGGGAGCGGCACGCGGACGCGCGCACCAGCCGTACCCTGCTCCTGCTGGCCAAG GCGGTCCAGAATGTGGGCAACATGGACACGCCCGCTTCCAGAGCCAAGGAGGCTTGGATGGAGCCGCTGCAGCCCACCGTGCGCCAGGGCGTGGCTCAGCTGAAGGACTTCATCACTAAACTGGTGGACATCGAGGAGAAGGAGG AGCTGGACCTACAGCGGGCACTGAGCTTACAGGCACCGCCGGTGAAGGAGGGCCCACTCTTCATCCACAGGACCAAGGGCAAGGGCCCCCTCATGTCCTCCTTCAAGAAACTCCACTTTTCTCTCACCACCGAGGCCCTCAGCTTCGCCAAGACACCCAGCTCTAAG AAAAGCGCCCTCATCAAGCTAGCCAACATCCGGGCGGCAGAGAAGGTGGAGGAGAAGAGCTTCGGCAGCTCGCACGTCATGCAGGTCATCTACGAGGATGACGCGGGCAAGCCCCAGACCATGTACCTGCAGTGCAAG TGTGTGAACGAGCTGAACCAGTGGCTGTCTGCGCTGCGGAAGGTGTGCATCAGCAACCCCGGCCTGCTGGGTTCCTACCACCCTGGCGTCTTCCGTGGGGACAAGTGGAGCTGTTGCCACCAGAAGGACAAGTCAG aTCTGGGCTGTGACAAGACCCGGTCACGGGTGACCCTGCAGGAGTGGAATGAccctctggatcatgacctggaggCCCAGCTCATCTACCGGCACCTGCTGGGCGTGGAGGCTGCACTGAG GGAGAAGCACGGGGAGCTGAGTGCGGGCACAGGGGCAGGCTCTGTGTGCACGGGCCCAGGGGAAG CCCCCGAGGACCCACTGGCCCAGCTGCTGCAGGTGCTGCAGGATCTCCAGGAGGCCCACAGCTCCAGCCCCGCCGGCTCACGGCCCTTGGGGCCCAACCACCCGCTGGCGCTGCAGACGTGA